TAAATCTAGATCACTAATATTTTTAGTATTATCTAAAATCTTTTTTTCATTATTTAATCAATTTAAAAAACTTAGATTTAAAGCTTTAATGCGGCTATCGCTTAAATCTTTATTTGCTGTTGATTTAGTCTTAATTTTTTCAATAAATTGATTTGCTTTGACCAAGTTTTCATCTTGTTTTGTATTATCAATTTTATTTTTATTATTAGTAAGTAAATAGGTTAAAGTTGCGATTGTACTGATTCCCGCAATAGCAGTAATTGCCCCTAAAGAAATTCATATTTTTTTATTTTTAGCCATTTTTACTCCTTATTTAAGATACTAAATTAATTAAATTTTATATGATTATTTTTAAAAAACTATAATACAAATTCTAGCAATACCGGGAACTCAGGATATTTTAGGAGTATTTTTTATATCTTGGTAAAATTTAAAATGTAAAAATATGGGGTTATTTTATGAATAAAAACAAAGTTATTGAAAAAATTATTAATGAATCACTTGAAAAAATAATGTCTGATCGTTTCGGAAAATATTCTAAATACGTTATTCAACAAAGAGCGCTTCCAGATGTTAGAGATGGTCTTAAACCAGTTCAAAGAAGAATTTTATACTCAATGTTTGGACTTGGTTTAGATTTTGATAAACCATACAAAAAGTCAGCTCGTGTAGTTGGTGATGTTATTGGTAAATATCACCCACATGGTGATTTATCAGTTTATGAAGCTATGGTTAATATGGCTCAATGATGAAAAAGTAATGTGCCACTTTTAGATATGCATGGAAACATCGGATCAATTGATGATGATCCTGCAGCTGCTATGCGTTATACCGAAGTTAGAATGTCAAAAATTACAAAGTACATTCTTAATGATATTAAGAAAAACACAGTAACTTTTGCTCCTAACTTTGACGATTCTGAAATTGAACCGACTGTTTTACCTTCGATTTTTCCTAACATTTTAATTAATGGAACTAAAGGGATTGCTATTGGAATGGCTACTGAAATGCCGCCACATAACCTAGCTGAAATTATTGATGCAAGTATTTTTAGAATCAAAAATCCTAAATCTAATTTAGAACAAATTCTTTCAATTGTTAAAGGTCCTGATTTTCCAACTGGTGGTGTTATAAAAGGTATTAAAGGAATCGTTGAAGCCTTTGATAAAGGAAGAAACGAAAAAGAAAAAATTCGTTTATTTGCTAAATATAGAATTTTTGAAGATAAAAATAACAAATACATCGAAGTTACTGAAATTCCTTTTGGTGTAATTAAATCTAAATTAGTTTATGAAATTGATATGTTAATTAACAAAAAAGATATTGATGGAATTGAAGAAATTAAGGATCAATCTGACCGTAATGGAATTAACATTTTAATTACTCTTTCAAAAGATGCTAATGAGCAAAGTATTTTAAGCTACTTGATGCAAAAAACTCAGCTCCAAGTTACTTATTCATATAACAATGTTGTTATTGATCAAAATTCACCTAAAAACTATGGAATTTTAGGGCTATTAGACTCATATTTAGTTCATGTAAAAGAAATTAAAACTAAAACTTTAATTTATGATTTAGAGAAAAATAAACTTCGTTTAGAAATTGTGGATGGGTTCATTAAAGTTAGCGAAATCACTGACGAGGTTATTGAAGTAATTAGAAATGCTGAAGGTTCAAAAGCTGGTGTTATTGAAGCTCTTATTCAAAACTTTGCCTTCACTAAAAACCAAGCCACAGCTATTGCTGAATTAAGACTTTACCGTCTTAGCAAAACAGATAAGCAAGCTTATTTAAATGAAAGAGAAGAACTTTTAAGTACTATTTCTAGAATCGAGCTTCTTTTAGACAATGAAAAAGAATTTAACAAATTCATCATTGCTCAGCTAAAAGAAATTAAGGATCAATTTGCAACTGATAGAAAAACAGTTATTGAAGAAGATGAATTTGACTTTAGCTATGAACAAACTGACTTAGTTAAAGAAGAACAGGTGCAAATTGGAATTTCTCGTTTTGGCTACTTAAAGAGAATTTCACAAAAAGTTGCCGAATCTAATACAATCCAAACTTATGCTCTTAAAGAAGAAGATTATCTTATTAGATACAACACTTTTAATACATTAAATAATTTATTAATTTTCACCAACCTTGGAAATTACGCAATTGTTCCAATTTTTAAAATTAGCGAATCAAAATGAAAAGATTTAGGGGTTCATTTATCTGAATTTGTTAATCTGCGTCCAGATGAAGAAATTGTTGCTCTCTATGAAGTAGATTCATGAGATAAAAATCTTTTTGTGGTGCTTGGAAGCCAAAAAGGAATGTTCAAAAAAGTTGCTTTAAAAGAATTTGAAGTTTCTAGAATTAACAAAAAATACACAGCTATGCCACTTGCTGATAATGATAAACTTGTTAATGCAACAATTAGCAATAATACCAAAGATATTGTAATTATTACTAATAATGGGTATGTAACTCGTTATTCAGAAAATGACATTGCACAATATAGTCCTAAAGCTAAAGGAAATAAAGGTTTATATCTTTCATTAAATGATCAAGTTGCTAACTTCGAAACTTTAAACCCAGATCAAAGCCTTGCAATGTTAAATAGTGATAGAATCTTTAAATCAATTCCACTCACTAAAATTCCATATATCCCTAAAAACATTAAGGGAAAACAAATTTTTAAAGACTTTAAGATCAATGAAAAATCACTTCTTTGAGATTTAACTCTTTATAATGATGTTTTAGATATT
This genomic window from Mycoplasmopsis gallinacea contains:
- a CDS encoding DNA topoisomerase IV subunit A, with product MNKNKVIEKIINESLEKIMSDRFGKYSKYVIQQRALPDVRDGLKPVQRRILYSMFGLGLDFDKPYKKSARVVGDVIGKYHPHGDLSVYEAMVNMAQWWKSNVPLLDMHGNIGSIDDDPAAAMRYTEVRMSKITKYILNDIKKNTVTFAPNFDDSEIEPTVLPSIFPNILINGTKGIAIGMATEMPPHNLAEIIDASIFRIKNPKSNLEQILSIVKGPDFPTGGVIKGIKGIVEAFDKGRNEKEKIRLFAKYRIFEDKNNKYIEVTEIPFGVIKSKLVYEIDMLINKKDIDGIEEIKDQSDRNGINILITLSKDANEQSILSYLMQKTQLQVTYSYNNVVIDQNSPKNYGILGLLDSYLVHVKEIKTKTLIYDLEKNKLRLEIVDGFIKVSEITDEVIEVIRNAEGSKAGVIEALIQNFAFTKNQATAIAELRLYRLSKTDKQAYLNEREELLSTISRIELLLDNEKEFNKFIIAQLKEIKDQFATDRKTVIEEDEFDFSYEQTDLVKEEQVQIGISRFGYLKRISQKVAESNTIQTYALKEEDYLIRYNTFNTLNNLLIFTNLGNYAIVPIFKISESKWKDLGVHLSEFVNLRPDEEIVALYEVDSWDKNLFVVLGSQKGMFKKVALKEFEVSRINKKYTAMPLADNDKLVNATISNNTKDIVIITNNGYVTRYSENDIAQYSPKAKGNKGLYLSLNDQVANFETLNPDQSLAMLNSDRIFKSIPLTKIPYIPKNIKGKQIFKDFKINEKSLLWDLTLYNDVLDILAKDDEQKSYLDNLDNIYQKQDGHIKAHIDNLIMVKFNKNAKLNFDPSQKTKVVQNIKEEKRSYSILEKELFDRENSLDELLSRLDKNLGKK